One Candidatus Tanganyikabacteria bacterium DNA segment encodes these proteins:
- a CDS encoding (2Fe-2S)-binding protein — protein MALVTIDGRTIEVPDGENVVQAAARLGIEIPHYCYHPGLPIDGNCRMCLCEVEGARGPQIACNTLLYARKDKEGNEVPAAVVRTDTPAVRDMRKGVMEFLLLNHPIDCPICDQAGECGLQDYYMRYGKYDHRSEVPKVEKAKATPIGPLVILDQERCILCSRCVRFTRHVTKTDELTIAGRGDKCRIETFPGVELANDYSGNVVDICPVGALTSRDFRFKKRVWFLSSAPSVCAGCSRGCNVLIDHHDKVVYRYRPRYNPAVNDWWLCDRGRLGYKAINENRLAAPKVAGVATTFALALEQLVAALRSSGVGIVIGPDASLEDMAVAKRLAAHLGAPLWGLSWKEPGKEDDFLMKADLAPNRKGFDLLGIATDEASFRKSLPGLKTLLAIAVDLPDDVMNGGHVVAFASHDSPQAEKAAIAMPIATHAERFGTYANFAGRVQRVVPALDPPGDALPAAQLLALIGRQLGATGMPIDLDAVWAGDLGPQLGLPITSFYAFPAEGLQAETGPAPALPGAAR, from the coding sequence ATGGCGCTCGTGACCATCGACGGCCGGACCATCGAAGTCCCGGACGGCGAGAATGTCGTCCAGGCGGCGGCACGGCTGGGCATCGAGATCCCGCACTACTGCTACCATCCCGGCCTGCCCATCGACGGCAATTGCCGGATGTGCCTCTGCGAGGTCGAGGGCGCGCGGGGGCCGCAGATAGCCTGCAACACCCTCCTGTACGCCAGGAAGGACAAGGAGGGCAACGAGGTGCCCGCGGCCGTGGTCCGCACCGACACGCCGGCCGTCCGCGACATGCGCAAGGGCGTCATGGAATTCCTGCTCCTCAACCACCCCATCGACTGCCCGATCTGCGATCAGGCGGGCGAATGCGGCCTGCAGGACTACTACATGCGCTATGGCAAGTACGACCACCGGTCGGAGGTGCCAAAGGTCGAGAAGGCGAAAGCCACGCCGATCGGCCCGCTCGTCATCCTGGATCAGGAGCGCTGCATCCTGTGCTCGCGGTGCGTGCGCTTCACCCGCCACGTCACGAAGACCGACGAACTGACCATCGCCGGGCGCGGCGACAAGTGCCGCATCGAGACCTTCCCGGGCGTGGAACTGGCCAACGACTACTCGGGCAACGTCGTGGACATCTGCCCGGTCGGGGCGCTCACCAGCCGCGACTTCCGCTTCAAGAAGCGGGTCTGGTTCCTCTCTTCGGCGCCGTCGGTCTGCGCCGGGTGCAGCCGCGGCTGCAACGTGCTGATCGACCACCACGACAAGGTGGTCTACCGGTACCGGCCTCGCTACAACCCGGCCGTCAACGACTGGTGGCTCTGCGATCGCGGCCGCCTCGGCTACAAGGCGATCAACGAAAACCGCCTCGCGGCCCCGAAGGTGGCGGGTGTCGCCACCACCTTCGCGCTGGCGCTGGAGCAACTCGTCGCGGCGCTGCGCTCGAGCGGCGTCGGCATCGTGATCGGCCCCGATGCCTCGCTCGAGGACATGGCGGTCGCGAAGCGCCTGGCCGCGCACCTGGGCGCTCCGCTTTGGGGTCTCTCCTGGAAGGAGCCCGGCAAGGAAGACGACTTCCTGATGAAGGCCGACCTGGCCCCAAACCGCAAGGGCTTCGACCTGCTGGGGATCGCGACCGACGAGGCGTCGTTCCGGAAGTCCCTGCCCGGCCTCAAGACCCTGCTGGCCATCGCCGTCGATCTCCCCGACGACGTCATGAATGGCGGGCATGTGGTCGCCTTCGCGTCGCACGACTCGCCGCAGGCCGAGAAGGCTGCCATCGCCATGCCGATCGCCACGCACGCCGAGCGGTTCGGCACCTACGCCAACTTCGCGGGCCGCGTCCAGAGGGTGGTCCCGGCCCTCGATCCGCCCGGCGACGCCTTGCCTGCCGCGCAACTGCTCGCGCTGATCGGGCGGCAACTGGGGGCGACCGGGATGCCCATCGATCTGGATGCCGTGTGGGCCGGCGATCTCGGGCCGCAACTCGGCCTGCCGATCACCTCGTTCTACGCGTTCCCCGCCGAGGGCCTGCAGGCGGAGACTGGCCCGGCGCCGGCGCTCCCGGGGGCGGCACGATGA
- a CDS encoding NADH-quinone oxidoreductase subunit H, whose amino-acid sequence MTLPEALAVLVRVALTLAVLLSLVPLAVWIERKGAAFIQDRPGPNRAAAFGIFRLGGLTHVIADVIKLIFKEDVVPGQVNRFYWKLAPLIVGMIPLMTVAIVPLADDFRLGAFSTPLSVLRIDGGLLWFFAITSLAVYGVVFAGWASNNKYALLGGVRSAAQLLSYEIPMALAAIGVILTFGTVQPNEIVQLQGELLFGFIPQWGVLLQPVACILFVTCAFAEINRVPFDLAEGEAELVAGYHTEYTGMRFGLFFMAEYMALVVSGALAVTLFFGGWQIPGLPTSRLIEGAPVLLPIFLALGAAVCGFLGWLAYRHYQDYTKGRWGDRRDYEPLVLSSLLVAGAMASLVLAGAAWGAHANLPAWIPPVFAASAQVAAFVAKLVLFIWVFVWVRWTLPRFRYDQLMNLGWRGLLPLSLLNLLATGVFLSIAELPPSDYNWIIVGAGGAMVLLVAWAYRRQPA is encoded by the coding sequence ATGACGTTGCCCGAAGCCCTGGCAGTCCTCGTCCGCGTGGCGTTGACGCTTGCGGTCCTCCTTTCGCTCGTCCCGCTGGCCGTGTGGATCGAGCGCAAGGGCGCGGCTTTCATCCAGGACCGCCCGGGGCCCAACCGCGCGGCGGCGTTCGGCATCTTCCGACTCGGCGGTCTCACGCACGTGATCGCCGACGTCATCAAGCTCATCTTCAAGGAAGACGTCGTGCCCGGGCAGGTCAACCGCTTCTACTGGAAGCTCGCGCCGCTCATCGTGGGGATGATTCCGCTGATGACCGTCGCCATCGTGCCCCTGGCCGACGATTTCCGCCTCGGCGCGTTTTCCACGCCGCTGTCGGTGCTGCGCATCGACGGCGGGCTGCTGTGGTTCTTCGCGATCACCTCGCTCGCGGTGTACGGCGTGGTGTTCGCCGGCTGGGCATCCAACAACAAGTACGCGCTGCTGGGCGGCGTGCGCTCGGCGGCGCAGCTACTGAGCTACGAGATCCCGATGGCGCTGGCCGCCATCGGGGTGATCCTCACCTTCGGCACCGTGCAACCCAACGAGATCGTGCAGTTGCAGGGCGAACTGCTCTTCGGCTTCATTCCGCAGTGGGGCGTCCTGCTGCAGCCCGTGGCCTGCATCCTGTTCGTCACCTGCGCCTTCGCCGAGATCAACCGCGTGCCGTTCGACCTGGCCGAGGGCGAGGCCGAACTGGTGGCCGGCTACCACACCGAGTACACGGGCATGCGCTTCGGGCTGTTCTTCATGGCCGAGTACATGGCGCTGGTGGTGTCGGGCGCGCTGGCGGTCACGCTGTTCTTCGGCGGCTGGCAGATCCCGGGCCTACCGACTTCGCGGCTGATCGAGGGGGCGCCCGTCCTGCTGCCGATCTTCCTGGCGCTGGGGGCGGCCGTCTGCGGCTTCCTCGGCTGGCTGGCCTACCGCCACTACCAGGACTATACGAAGGGTCGGTGGGGGGATCGGCGCGACTACGAGCCGCTCGTCCTCTCGTCGCTGCTCGTCGCTGGCGCGATGGCGTCCCTGGTACTCGCGGGGGCCGCCTGGGGGGCGCATGCGAATCTGCCGGCATGGATTCCGCCGGTGTTCGCCGCCAGCGCCCAGGTTGCGGCCTTCGTCGCGAAGCTGGTGCTCTTCATCTGGGTCTTCGTCTGGGTGCGGTGGACGCTGCCGCGCTTCCGGTACGACCAGCTGATGAACCTGGGCTGGCGCGGCCTGCTGCCGTTGTCGCTGCTGAACCTCCTGGCGACGGGCGTGTTCCTCAGCATCGCCGAACTGCCTCCGTCCGACTACAACTGGATCATCGTCGGCGCCGGCGGAGCGATGGTCCTGCTGGTCGCCTGGGCCTACCGGAGGCAACCGGCATGA
- a CDS encoding NADH-quinone oxidoreductase subunit I: MTLRVERVSPRKGTTALYLWAIAQGLWVTLRHFLANLVAPSRMVTVDYPEERKVMPPGYRGKHRLLNRPDGTVKCTACMMCATVCPARCIHIVAEEVADPTIEKAPATFDIDLLKCVFCGYCVEACPVDAIRMDSGIYTFADFRRADFVVHKDELRSTPSQWSEPR; encoded by the coding sequence ATGACGCTCAGAGTCGAGCGCGTCTCGCCCCGCAAGGGCACGACGGCGCTGTACCTGTGGGCCATCGCTCAGGGCCTCTGGGTGACGTTGCGGCACTTCCTCGCCAACCTGGTGGCCCCGTCCCGGATGGTCACGGTGGATTACCCCGAGGAGCGCAAGGTCATGCCCCCCGGGTACCGGGGCAAGCATCGCCTCCTCAATCGCCCTGACGGCACCGTCAAGTGCACGGCCTGCATGATGTGCGCGACGGTTTGCCCGGCGCGCTGCATCCACATCGTGGCGGAGGAAGTCGCCGACCCTACCATCGAGAAAGCACCCGCGACGTTCGACATCGACCTGCTCAAGTGCGTCTTCTGCGGCTACTGCGTCGAGGCATGCCCGGTCGACGCGATTCGCATGGACTCCGGCATCTACACGTTCGCGGATTTCCGCCGCGCGGACTTCGTCGTGCACAAGGACGAGCTCCGAAGTACCCCGTCCCAGTGGTCCGAACCCCGGTAA
- a CDS encoding NADH-quinone oxidoreductase subunit J produces MFNAILFTILSTIALVAAVAMVTRRHPLSSALALIVVMVALSGLYALLLAPFLAILQILVYAGAILALVVFVIMLLNVREEDLEHEAGVGRRVGFALVVAFLLFWPVGVAILGLPMDDFPAVAADFGTMSAVGLALFRDWWFPFELVSLLLTVAIVGAVVLAKRKLDDSGAGS; encoded by the coding sequence TTGTTCAACGCCATCCTCTTCACCATCCTCTCGACCATCGCCCTCGTCGCGGCGGTCGCGATGGTGACGCGCCGCCATCCGCTCTCCTCGGCGCTAGCGCTGATCGTGGTCATGGTGGCGCTCTCCGGCCTGTACGCGCTCTTGCTCGCCCCGTTCCTCGCCATCCTGCAGATCCTGGTCTATGCCGGCGCGATCCTGGCCCTGGTGGTCTTCGTGATCATGCTGCTGAACGTGCGGGAGGAGGATCTCGAACACGAGGCCGGTGTCGGCCGGCGCGTGGGCTTCGCCCTGGTCGTGGCGTTCTTGCTGTTCTGGCCGGTCGGCGTCGCGATCCTGGGGCTGCCGATGGACGATTTCCCGGCGGTCGCCGCGGACTTCGGCACCATGTCCGCCGTCGGGTTGGCGCTCTTCCGCGACTGGTGGTTCCCGTTCGAACTGGTCTCGCTGCTGCTCACGGTGGCGATCGTCGGCGCCGTCGTGCTGGCCAAGCGCAAGCTCGACGATTCGGGAGCGGGCTCATGA
- the nuoK gene encoding NADH-quinone oxidoreductase subunit NuoK, whose product MTPILPGFIGLHGYLLVSAALFFIGVAGFVARRNVFAVLMSVELMLNAVNLSFVAFSRYWRHVDGQVMVLLIIAVAAAEAAVALAMVILLFRNRATLDVDAFRAMGETEKGQLSELEAEGAR is encoded by the coding sequence ATGACGCCTATTCTGCCCGGCTTCATCGGCCTGCACGGCTACTTGCTGGTATCGGCCGCGCTGTTCTTCATCGGCGTGGCGGGGTTCGTGGCGCGGCGCAACGTCTTCGCGGTGCTGATGAGCGTCGAACTGATGCTCAACGCGGTCAACCTGTCGTTCGTCGCGTTCTCGCGATACTGGCGCCACGTCGACGGCCAGGTGATGGTGCTGCTGATCATCGCGGTGGCCGCGGCCGAGGCGGCTGTCGCCCTGGCCATGGTGATCCTGCTCTTCCGCAACCGGGCGACCCTCGACGTGGACGCATTCCGCGCGATGGGCGAGACCGAGAAGGGGCAACTGTCCGAACTCGAAGCGGAGGGTGCGCGATGA
- the nuoL gene encoding NADH-quinone oxidoreductase subunit L produces the protein MTETPLIGLIPLFPLLGAILNGAIALYNARPAARLAGGWRIPDRIVSWIGVSLPLLAAAAALAFAGTVLADSGHGRGLTASYGTWFSSASGGLDVHASLLLDELSVVMVLVVAGIGSLIHLYSVGYLAGDKGYARYFAYLNLFLFSMLVLVMARDLVLMFVGWEGVGLCSYLLIGFWFDDRAKAAAGLKAFVVNRIGDLGFLLGLFLLWWTLRPFGLQTFDLARLPSSMTVVSVEVATAIAVLLFVGATGKSAQIPLHVWLPDAMAGPTPVSALIHAATMVTAGVYMVSRMAFLFEISDLAPLIVGTVGGATALVAATVACTQTNIKRVVAWSTVSQLGYMFLALGAGAYGAGMFHLVSHAFFKGLFFLSAGAVIHALHGEEDLAKMGGLWPKLRWTAIAFGIAAMANAGLPPLSGFVSKDAILVAAWGSEMPLFGILGFVTALLTAFYSTRLLLLVFAGAPRDPGLADRAHEPPLAMGLPMAVLAAGAVVVGILDWPRELGGHEPFTHFLTSAATFGGFQYHPPEHAIAPVALSVAIVLAGIGAAWLRYGRPAAPIGTPWPALGNWWAAAQAGWGFDTLFERVILRPLFWLGQAGFAGTDRFIDRATDFVARAYDLLARTLRPLQNGLVRSYGYAMLAGLLLLILAASAIGRPAP, from the coding sequence ATGACCGAAACGCCGCTCATCGGGCTGATCCCCCTCTTCCCCTTGCTCGGTGCCATCCTCAACGGCGCGATCGCGCTCTACAACGCCCGCCCGGCCGCGCGCCTGGCTGGCGGGTGGCGAATTCCCGACCGGATCGTGAGCTGGATCGGCGTGTCGCTGCCCCTGCTGGCGGCCGCCGCGGCCCTTGCATTCGCCGGCACGGTGCTGGCCGACTCCGGCCACGGGCGCGGCCTCACGGCCTCGTACGGCACCTGGTTCTCGTCGGCGTCGGGCGGCCTGGATGTCCACGCGAGCCTGCTCCTGGACGAACTCTCGGTGGTCATGGTGCTGGTCGTGGCCGGAATAGGCTCGCTCATCCACCTGTACTCGGTGGGCTACCTGGCCGGCGACAAGGGCTACGCCCGCTATTTCGCGTACCTGAACCTGTTCCTCTTCTCGATGCTCGTGCTGGTCATGGCCCGCGACCTGGTGCTGATGTTCGTCGGCTGGGAGGGCGTGGGGCTCTGCTCGTACCTGCTCATCGGCTTCTGGTTCGACGACCGGGCCAAGGCCGCGGCCGGTCTCAAGGCCTTCGTGGTCAACCGCATCGGCGATCTCGGGTTCTTGCTGGGGCTCTTCCTGCTCTGGTGGACGCTCCGGCCCTTCGGCCTCCAGACCTTCGACCTCGCGCGGCTGCCCTCGTCCATGACGGTGGTGTCGGTGGAGGTCGCCACCGCGATCGCCGTCCTGCTGTTCGTGGGTGCCACGGGCAAATCGGCCCAGATCCCGCTGCACGTGTGGCTCCCTGACGCGATGGCCGGCCCGACTCCCGTGTCGGCCCTGATCCACGCGGCGACGATGGTGACCGCCGGCGTCTACATGGTCTCGCGGATGGCCTTCCTGTTCGAGATCAGCGATCTGGCGCCGCTCATCGTCGGCACGGTGGGCGGTGCGACGGCCCTGGTGGCCGCCACCGTGGCATGCACGCAGACCAACATCAAGCGCGTCGTGGCCTGGTCCACCGTGTCGCAACTGGGCTACATGTTTCTTGCTCTCGGGGCCGGCGCGTACGGCGCGGGGATGTTCCACCTGGTGTCGCACGCCTTCTTCAAGGGCCTGTTCTTCCTCTCGGCGGGCGCCGTGATCCACGCCCTGCACGGCGAAGAGGATCTGGCGAAGATGGGTGGCCTCTGGCCAAAGCTGCGCTGGACCGCCATCGCATTCGGCATCGCCGCGATGGCCAATGCCGGCCTGCCGCCGCTCTCCGGCTTCGTGAGCAAGGACGCCATCCTGGTGGCCGCTTGGGGGAGCGAGATGCCGCTGTTCGGCATCCTGGGCTTCGTGACCGCCCTGCTCACCGCGTTCTACTCGACACGGCTGCTGCTCCTGGTCTTTGCGGGCGCCCCGCGCGACCCGGGCCTGGCCGACCGCGCGCACGAACCGCCGCTGGCGATGGGCCTGCCGATGGCCGTGCTCGCGGCGGGAGCGGTGGTGGTCGGCATCCTCGACTGGCCGCGCGAACTGGGCGGCCACGAGCCGTTCACGCACTTCCTGACCTCGGCCGCCACCTTCGGCGGCTTCCAGTACCACCCGCCCGAGCACGCGATCGCGCCGGTGGCCCTGTCGGTGGCGATCGTGCTGGCCGGCATCGGCGCCGCCTGGCTCCGCTACGGCCGCCCAGCCGCGCCGATCGGCACCCCCTGGCCCGCACTGGGCAACTGGTGGGCCGCCGCGCAGGCCGGCTGGGGCTTCGACACGCTGTTTGAGCGGGTGATCCTGCGGCCGCTGTTCTGGCTCGGGCAGGCCGGCTTCGCCGGGACCGATCGGTTCATCGACCGGGCGACCGACTTCGTGGCGCGGGCCTACGACCTGCTCGCCCGGACGCTCCGGCCGCTCCAAAACGGCCTGGTGCGCAGTTATGGCTACGCCATGCTGGCGGGGTTGCTGCTGTTGATCCTGGCGGCGAGCGCCATCGGGAGGCCGGCGCCATGA
- a CDS encoding NADH-quinone oxidoreductase subunit M, translating to MIMTTHLLSWLVFWPLLAGLLVFGLSERRARHWALVASLAELMLATVMIADFQPTPEWQYEERWSWLVPLGLTVHLAVDGISAYLVLGVAILGPLAILASWRRDVGKAFFYWLLAFEGGMIGALCSLDLLVFYVFWEIMLLPAFFLTGIWGGEHRIRATVKFAIMTLVGSLTMLLAILYVGVRIHAATGAWSFDLGQALALSYTADEEMLLFWAFMAAFAVKIPLFPLHIWLPGAYTEAPTGAVLLMSGMMAKLGAYGMVRFAIPLFPHAGVGSAEFLAFLAVVGIVYGAIIALGQPDAKRLVAYSSFSHLGWITLGLLSFDMEGLTGSVYQMLAHAVGTGALFLIVGMLWDRAGSTAIEKFGGWAATAPYLATCLLIVALGSIGLPGLAGFVGEFMILLGAWGAWPWTAIVGGTGVVLGAGYMLLLVQRTLFGPAPGAPVSDLSWREALIILPLVGLTIGMGVYPGPVLERIAPSARNFLNLVEARRDTGSGAIPAGGGVSRPARITR from the coding sequence ATGATCATGACGACCCACCTCCTGTCCTGGCTGGTCTTCTGGCCGCTCCTGGCGGGCCTCCTGGTGTTCGGGCTGTCGGAGCGGCGGGCGCGCCACTGGGCGCTGGTGGCCTCCCTGGCCGAACTCATGCTCGCGACGGTCATGATCGCCGACTTCCAGCCCACCCCCGAGTGGCAGTACGAAGAGCGCTGGAGCTGGTTGGTGCCCCTCGGTCTCACCGTGCACCTCGCCGTCGACGGGATATCGGCGTACCTGGTGCTGGGAGTCGCGATCCTCGGCCCTCTGGCCATCCTGGCCTCGTGGCGGCGCGACGTCGGGAAGGCGTTCTTCTACTGGCTGCTGGCCTTCGAGGGTGGGATGATCGGCGCGCTCTGCTCGCTCGATCTCCTGGTGTTCTACGTGTTCTGGGAGATCATGCTCCTCCCGGCGTTCTTCCTGACCGGCATCTGGGGGGGCGAGCACCGGATCCGGGCCACCGTGAAGTTCGCGATCATGACGCTGGTCGGCTCCCTGACGATGCTGCTCGCCATCCTCTACGTGGGGGTGAGGATCCACGCGGCCACCGGTGCCTGGAGCTTCGATCTCGGGCAGGCGCTGGCGCTGAGCTACACCGCGGACGAGGAGATGCTGCTCTTCTGGGCGTTCATGGCCGCCTTTGCCGTGAAGATCCCGCTGTTCCCGCTGCACATCTGGCTGCCGGGCGCCTATACCGAGGCGCCGACCGGAGCGGTGCTGCTGATGAGCGGGATGATGGCCAAGCTCGGTGCCTACGGCATGGTGCGCTTCGCGATTCCCTTGTTCCCGCATGCCGGCGTGGGGTCGGCCGAGTTCCTGGCCTTCCTCGCCGTCGTGGGCATCGTCTACGGCGCGATCATCGCCCTCGGGCAGCCTGACGCCAAACGCCTCGTGGCGTACTCGAGCTTCAGCCACCTGGGCTGGATCACGCTGGGGCTCTTGTCCTTCGACATGGAAGGGCTCACGGGCAGCGTCTACCAGATGCTCGCGCACGCGGTCGGCACGGGAGCCCTGTTCCTGATCGTCGGGATGCTCTGGGATCGCGCCGGTTCCACGGCGATCGAGAAGTTCGGCGGCTGGGCCGCCACGGCGCCGTACCTGGCCACATGCCTGCTGATCGTGGCGCTGGGCAGCATCGGTCTGCCGGGCCTGGCGGGGTTCGTCGGCGAGTTCATGATCCTGCTGGGGGCCTGGGGAGCCTGGCCCTGGACGGCGATCGTGGGCGGCACGGGCGTCGTGCTGGGTGCCGGCTACATGCTCCTGCTGGTGCAGCGCACGCTGTTCGGGCCCGCGCCCGGCGCCCCGGTTTCCGACCTTTCCTGGCGCGAGGCCCTGATCATCCTGCCGCTGGTCGGCCTGACGATCGGGATGGGCGTGTACCCGGGGCCCGTGCTGGAGCGAATAGCGCCGTCCGCCCGCAATTTCCTCAACCTGGTCGAGGCGCGGCGCGACACCGGTTCGGGCGCCATTCCCGCGGGCGGCGGCGTGAGCCGGCCGGCACGGATCACGAGGTGA
- a CDS encoding NADH-quinone oxidoreductase subunit N, which translates to MDFVPLLPLLAPIVGGLLILLLIPPARAKVGKANKLVAAFGAGALAVTLLAAVRHWVENPSGFHESYFGGAFLVDNFSLFFTGLAAACGLFTVIASQPYAAEEGMDHPELYGLLLFAVSGMALLAGGNDLIVLFLGVEIMSLAVYALVGLRRGDKKANEATLKYVLLGAFSSAILLYGIALVYGATGSTRLLEITAYQGSVPGAAQSLYFIGLFMLVGGLAFKVAAVPFHMWAPDVYEGAAAPITGFMATAVKAASFALALRVLLVGFSGEHANLVDVLWWLAVLSMFGGNILALAQRNLKRMLAYSSIAHTGYLLVGLVAASRADPTAATAMLVYLAAYAVTNLGAFACLTYLAGREDRGLFINDWQGVARTHPWIALALGICLLSLIGFPPTAGFFGKYLLFTAAIKAAETPLAVIAILNSILSVWYYLRVVVVMSMPTETGVAAQDRAGRWGAGLGAVFAAIAVLWAGFGTFTLAGLLPGAQSLLGWARLSIDTLF; encoded by the coding sequence ATGGATTTCGTGCCGCTCCTGCCGCTCCTGGCGCCGATCGTCGGCGGCCTGCTGATCCTGCTGCTGATTCCCCCGGCGCGGGCCAAGGTCGGCAAGGCCAACAAACTTGTCGCGGCTTTCGGCGCGGGCGCCCTCGCGGTGACCTTGCTGGCGGCCGTGCGCCACTGGGTCGAGAATCCGAGCGGCTTCCACGAGAGTTACTTCGGCGGCGCGTTCCTCGTGGACAACTTCAGCCTGTTCTTCACCGGTCTGGCCGCGGCTTGCGGGCTGTTCACGGTGATCGCCTCCCAGCCGTACGCCGCCGAGGAGGGGATGGACCATCCCGAACTCTACGGCCTGCTGCTGTTCGCCGTGTCCGGGATGGCCCTCCTTGCGGGCGGCAACGACCTGATCGTGCTCTTCCTGGGCGTGGAGATCATGAGCCTGGCGGTGTACGCCCTGGTCGGCTTGCGGCGCGGCGACAAGAAGGCCAACGAGGCGACGCTCAAGTACGTGCTGCTGGGTGCCTTCTCCTCGGCCATCCTGCTGTACGGCATCGCCCTGGTGTACGGGGCCACCGGTTCGACCCGCCTGCTTGAGATCACCGCGTACCAGGGCAGCGTCCCGGGCGCCGCGCAGTCCTTGTACTTCATCGGCCTCTTCATGCTGGTGGGCGGCCTGGCGTTCAAGGTGGCGGCCGTGCCGTTCCACATGTGGGCGCCCGACGTCTACGAGGGCGCGGCGGCACCCATCACGGGCTTCATGGCGACGGCCGTCAAGGCGGCCAGCTTCGCCCTGGCGCTGCGGGTGCTCCTGGTGGGCTTCAGCGGCGAGCACGCCAACCTCGTCGACGTGCTCTGGTGGCTCGCGGTCCTCAGCATGTTCGGCGGCAACATCCTCGCCCTGGCGCAGCGCAACCTCAAGCGGATGCTGGCGTACTCGAGCATCGCGCACACCGGGTACCTGCTGGTCGGCCTGGTCGCCGCGTCGCGAGCCGATCCGACGGCCGCCACGGCGATGCTGGTCTACCTGGCGGCCTACGCCGTGACCAACCTCGGGGCGTTCGCCTGCCTGACCTACCTGGCCGGCCGCGAGGATCGGGGCTTGTTCATCAACGACTGGCAGGGGGTGGCGCGCACCCACCCCTGGATCGCCCTGGCGCTCGGGATCTGCCTCTTGAGCCTCATCGGCTTCCCGCCGACGGCTGGCTTCTTCGGCAAGTACCTCCTGTTCACCGCCGCGATCAAGGCCGCCGAGACGCCCCTGGCGGTCATCGCCATCCTCAACAGCATCCTCTCGGTCTGGTACTATCTTCGCGTCGTGGTGGTGATGTCGATGCCGACCGAGACCGGCGTGGCGGCCCAGGATCGGGCCGGCCGCTGGGGCGCGGGCCTGGGAGCGGTGTTCGCCGCCATCGCGGTCCTGTGGGCGGGGTTCGGCACCTTCACGCTCGCGGGGTTGCTGCCCGGCGCCCAGTCCCTGCTCGGCTGGGCGCGCCTGTCGATCGACACGCTCTTCTAG
- a CDS encoding SRPBCC family protein yields the protein MQWLLAALPLLFPPADPQVVRRLEAREIVVELHRDEDGFPEGTSTGLLGAPLQRAWEVLTDFDAYSQYYTGIHRSEVRRRSGNQVLVHMVIDFPWPMPDRWVLLDFRLDEAGRRFTWTRLDGTVKRYRGALRLAPWPGNRTVMEFDGLIDPGFPFLPNWLMAYFTAQSLPGIVSGPRDYLDRTARSGM from the coding sequence ATGCAGTGGCTCCTGGCGGCGCTGCCGCTGCTGTTCCCGCCGGCCGATCCCCAGGTCGTCAGGCGCCTCGAGGCACGCGAGATCGTGGTCGAGTTGCACCGCGACGAAGACGGCTTTCCCGAGGGAACGTCCACGGGACTACTCGGCGCACCGCTCCAGCGAGCCTGGGAGGTGCTGACCGACTTCGACGCCTACTCGCAGTACTACACGGGCATCCATCGCTCCGAGGTGCGGCGCCGGTCGGGCAACCAGGTGCTGGTCCACATGGTCATCGACTTCCCCTGGCCCATGCCCGACCGCTGGGTGCTGCTGGATTTCCGGCTGGACGAGGCCGGCCGGCGGTTCACGTGGACGCGCCTGGATGGCACGGTCAAGCGTTACCGGGGCGCGCTGCGCCTGGCCCCGTGGCCGGGAAACCGCACCGTGATGGAGTTCGACGGCCTGATCGACCCCGGCTTCCCCTTCCTGCCGAACTGGCTCATGGCGTACTTCACGGCCCAGTCGCTCCCCGGCATCGTTTCGGGACCGCGGGACTACCTCGACCGGACCGCCAGGTCCGGGATGTGA
- a CDS encoding type II toxin-antitoxin system RelE/ParE family toxin: protein MAWQITYGFDDIQPAIEKMDADVKAKFVHISDQMITKGSNFGMPYTEALGEGLYQIRAVGHQTTGRVLYCTLPGEQIVLLRAFVKKTEATSPKELKIARERMAEVKAAHRQREVAAKKKGKKGNA from the coding sequence ATGGCCTGGCAGATCACTTACGGCTTCGACGACATCCAGCCAGCCATCGAGAAGATGGACGCCGACGTGAAGGCGAAGTTCGTACACATTTCCGACCAGATGATCACCAAGGGCTCCAACTTCGGCATGCCCTACACCGAGGCCTTGGGGGAGGGGCTGTACCAGATCAGGGCCGTGGGGCACCAGACCACGGGCCGGGTGCTCTACTGCACGCTCCCAGGCGAACAGATCGTCTTGCTGCGTGCCTTCGTCAAGAAAACCGAGGCGACGTCGCCCAAGGAGTTGAAGATCGCCAGGGAGCGCATGGCCGAGGTCAAGGCCGCCCACCGGCAACGGGAAGTGGCGGCCAAGAAGAAGGGCAAGAAGGGCAATGCTTAG
- a CDS encoding helix-turn-helix transcriptional regulator: MLSHEEFRKRLLADPEVQEAYDAQAEGFTLFEQLFEARKRAGLTLEQVAEKMGTKPSAVSRLGSSKHSPSISTLKKYAKAVGHRLEVKLVPEKSEGNESSAPRTKKNAM, from the coding sequence ATGCTTAGCCACGAGGAATTCAGGAAGAGGCTTCTGGCGGATCCTGAGGTCCAAGAAGCCTACGATGCACAAGCCGAGGGGTTCACGCTCTTCGAGCAACTTTTCGAGGCCCGCAAGCGTGCCGGGCTGACCCTGGAACAGGTGGCCGAAAAGATGGGCACCAAGCCCTCGGCAGTCTCCCGGCTCGGTAGCTCCAAGCACAGCCCTTCAATTAGCACGCTGAAGAAGTACGCAAAGGCTGTCGGTCACCGGCTCGAAGTCAAGCTCGTCCCCGAGAAGTCCGAAGGAAACGAGTCTTCGGCCCCGAGGACGAAGAAGAACGCGATGTAA